TTAAGCGGGTGAAGCTATATTCAAGCAAACAAGGAGACATTGATTTGGGTATAGTCGAGATTAATAACTGTATTGGTTCTCCTTCAAGGACTTTGACGGCTAATAAGCAGGGAATGATCAAAACATTCTTGTTATCTGGCTGCACTCAAGTGACTTCACTAATTGGTTATCTTTTCTATGTAGCCAAACAGTATCGACATTTCAATATCACCACACCAAAGCAAGCCACAAAGTAGTAGTGCAAATGTGGTGGAGCCAAACTCAGGGAAATCACTTCCAACATCTAAGTCAGAGCTAGAGGCGACTTCCAGTCCTCGTGGAGGATCTAAAGCAAAATGAGGGTCTACTTTTTACAAACGATCAACACTAACATTGTCTATCTTTAATGGAAGAGAGGCTGTTTTGACTCTTCGCAAGAATTTCATCTTGGATGCCTGGCCCAAAATTCATGCTAAGTTTTCCGACCTTACTGTAGACTATGTTTCTTCTCTTGGATACGAGATCCAGGTGATTCTCAAGGAGATGGATGGAAAGGGTATGTATATTTTCCCTTTGAAGGACCTATTAAAGTCTTTCTCTGAGCTTACCACTTTGTATGACCATGCACGATCAACTCTTTGTGATAAGGTTGTGGATATTGAAAAATCAGAGTTATTTTTAAAAGCCAAGGAACACTTTGATATTGTCTTGACTGAAAAGGGTGAGAAGGTTGAGGGACTGTCTGCCACCAGTCAACCTCTCAAAGAGGCCAAGGATAAGGTGAAGCAGTTAAGAGCTCTCTGAGATGCTGCTAAGAAAGAGGTCGAAGAGATTTAATCTAGAGTCTCATATGCTAAAGAAGAGTGCCGTATATGTTATGATGTTTCCTTGGCGACTGCTGATAACTTGGCCGACGTGGAGAAAATGAGGCACCACTCAGAGGCTACCCTTCAAGACTTGGTCAATTATAAGTTGTGTTTAAATTAGCCTATAGGAAGTATTTTATTTGACTCTTCTTTTTCTTGCATTTGATTTATATTGCACATTCTCAAGGATAGTTTCTTATTTTTTTCATAGTTCAACATCAACAATTGCTTGCTTATTCTGGGATATTGATGCTGATGTAGTAGGCTTTGACTTTATGTTTTTTTTAATATTGTCGTTGATGTGTGGTAGTTCTCTAGATTAAAATTTACACTCTTCATTTTCCTTCCTTTGAACACAGTATTGCTTATCAGCTTTGCGCCTTTGCTGtaggaaaattatatttaaatataagAATGTTGAAATCATGAAACGTTTAATTTCTCGGAAATCATACTTCAAAATCTATGACATCTCCGAAATTTGGAATTGAACACCTTCAGAATCATCCTAGATAGTATTTTGAAGTCAACTTTAAATTCCGATATATTGACGGTTTTAGATTTGCGAGGCTTCACAAAAAAATCTATATCTTGGTGTAGTAATACCGAAATCACGGACCATTTGATTCTTtggaaattaaatttcaaaatatatattatatctaAAATGTAAAATTTAATACCTTAAGGATAGTTTCGGATAGTATTTTGAAGTCAACGCTGGATTCTGATACGCCGGCGATTTTAGACTTGCGCGACTTTACCAAAACCTTTATATTTTGATGTAGGTATGTCAAAATCACTAACTGACTACATTTATGAAATATAAGCTTCAAAATATAAAACATATCCAAAATTTAGAATTTAATACCTTAAGAATagttttatataatattttgaagtcaacaTTAGATTCTGACATGCCGGCGATTTCAAACTTGCGTGACTTTATCAAAACTTTTATATCTTGATGTAGGAATGTTGAAATCATGAACTATTTGATTTTATAGAAACTAAAATTCAAAATCTTAAATATATCTAAATAAAGAATTTAACACCTTAAGGATAGTTTTAGATAATATTTCAAGCTCAACATTAGATTCTGACATACTGATAGTTTCAGCTTGGCGTGACTTCACCAAAACCTTTATGACTTGGTATAGAAATCTCCAGATCACAAGACATTTTTTTGCGAGAAATAAAAATTCAAGAGCTTTATCTTGGGTTCAAATATCACTGAATTTGAAATGCCTTGCCAGGCAATTTTCCTTCTTATACTTGTGTTCCCTTTTTGCTACCTCTCTTACCTTCCCTTTTTTTTTAGGGTAGAGAGTGGATTTTGAAGACCAACAAACTTGAAGGTTTGGCGAACCTGAAGACATAGCGAATCTTTGGACTTCAATGCAAATACTTGGTAGCCTCCTAAAAGCCTATATTTGTCCCATTGAAGACACCAATTTACCATGAAGGCTTGCCCCCATATGCCCCCTTTAAATCATATGGGAACCAAAGTTCAACCGAAGAATGGTATTTCATCCCGATTTCAAGTGTTGATTGAATGGGTTACACCATCATACTTCATTCGAACAACGAGTGGGgcaatatgtatcttttgaactcatGCGATTGAACTTAGAATGAAAATCTAAGCTACTTACGTACCtaggtgaagaggatcaagtcatatcGTAATTCAGAATGGGTGAggttttttttttatgtcctaacttttacCTAGGTCGCCTTTtttgaggttttcaacctagcggataTTTTTTGGGTCGTACACAATTTATACTCTTACGGGCCAGGAGTAACATGCAGTTTATACTCTTGTGTTAAGTAGCGTATCTTCTTTCATAGATAGTAATTCTTTAAGAATTTTCTATTGATTGGACCGATTCTCAAGCCTTCTACATCAATAAGCTTGTAAGCACCACTCGAATAAACCTCTTGCACAACGTATGGTCCATCCCAATTGGAAGTAAACTTGGTTCCAGTTTGATGGGACATGATGATAATCCTTCTTACCGCAAGGACTTGATCTACTACTTAAAAAGATCTAGAGCAAACTCTTTTATTTAAGGCGCGAGACAGTCGAGCTTGgtaacattcaagactctgttgagcttccaacctcttctcatcaagagctTCCAATGTTGCTAATTGAAGTCAAGCATTTTCTTCATCGgtgatcccttcttgaatagcGAGTCGCAAGGAGATATTTGACGCTCAAGTGGCATCACATCTTCAACTCTATAGACAAGTGAATAAGGGGTTGCTCGCGTTGGTGTGTGATGAGTTGTTCTATATTCCCATAGAGCTTCTTATATACGATCATGCCATCCTTGTTTGGACTTAGAGACAACTTTCATCAACAAGTTGCACAGAGTCTTATTAAATTCCTCAGCTAGACTATTGACGGCAACATAATACATAGAAGAGTTACattgcttgaagccaaagagatcacaaatcttgttcatcaacttATTATCGAATGGCTTGCCATTATCCtttattatgtaacgaggaatgccaaagagatatactatatatatatatatatatatatatatatatatatatatatatagtatatttactCGGTTGAACTTCCTTAAGAGTAACAACAtcaccctattttgagaagtagtTAGTTGCAGCCAAGATGAATAAGTGCCCACCAGAGGATTTTgatagtggtccaacaacatccaatccccaagcgtcaaacgGCCAGGATGCAACAGTCAGGTGCAACACTTCAGGTTGCTGATGTATAAAATATGTGTGGAACTGGCAAGCTTTGCATCTTTgagcgtagtccaagcaatcttttaccatcgttggccaataatatctcATCATTTTTATATGAAAGTGGAGTTTTTTTCCAAATTGATGTGATCCACATACCCCAAAATGTACTTCTTGCAAAGCTTGGACTGTTTCATCTTCCCCTAAACACtgcaagagtactccctcgaatgatCTTCTGTATAAAGTGTCTTTTTAGTAAAGAAAACGGGGTGTACGACTGTGGATTTCAGTCTTTCTCCTCGAattttctggaagtatcccatagcTCAAGTAATCAATGATGTGTTATTGCCAATCTTCCATCTCAGCTTCATAAACAGTGACAAGATGCTTGAGATTATGTTTTTTCACTTTTACCCTCAATTGGTGGctgtactacccatttttggtaGATAGTAACTTGAGCTTGATCAGGTAGAGTTAACGATAAAGCTAGAGCAGCTAATACATCagccttcttgttttctttcctaGGAACATATTGAATAGTCACGTCACCTACCCATCCCATTAATATTTTAGCATAATCATGATATAGGCGTAGTCCAGGTATtttgacctcgtaactacctaaaagctggTTGATTACCAACTGGAATTtccaaagacttgcaattgcaaTTGATTCATATCGACAgtcatttcaagcccaagtattaatgCTTGATAATCAGCAACATTATTGGAGCACAATTGTGCCAACGTAAAGGAGTAGGGTagaacttcaccttgagaagtgacaaatactatGCCAGCACCAGCTCCTCCGTGATGTATAGCACCATCAAGGTACACcttccatggaggttgaacttcaatgaACATTGTGTCCTCATTAGGTAGTTCATCAGTTAGCTCTCAGTCATCAGGTATAGGGTGATCTGCCAAGAATTCCGCTAACGCTTGTCCTTTTATAGACTTCTGAGAGATGTACACAATCTTACATTGTTGAAACTGGAGGTACCACCttgctagtcgatcactaaggacaagttttgacatcacgaacttgatgggatttgctttAGAAACAAGAAGAACAATGTGAACTTGAAAGTAGTGATTCAACTTTTAaattgagaagactagcgccaaacaCAACTTTTCGATTGGCAAATAATTCAGCTCATTTGGTGTCATCATTCTACTTAAGTAGTAAAGggttttttctttctctttactattttcttgggccaataGCGCTCCAACTGACCTTTATTGTGCCAAAATGTATAGTATCAATGGCTTTTCACGTATTGGGGCTGCCAAAACTGGAGGTTTCATCAAAAACTGGAGGTTTCATCAAGTAAGTTTTAATACtttcaaaggcattgctacaagCTTGGTCCTACTTGAAAGGAACACCTTTCTTCATAAGGCGttgaatggttggcacctcccatctaagtttgagatgaatctcctatGGTATGCTACCTCTCATTGCATACTTTTTAATTCATAGATATCTCGAGGCTCAGGCATTTTCAAAATTGCATCAACTTTGGCTTTAACAATTTTGATCTATCGATGTCgaacaatgaaaccaaggaactcttcagaagtaactccaaatgcacattttaatagattcatcctaagttggtacttCCGGAGCAACTCAGGAACCATTCTCAAACCTTTCAATTGGTCACTCCTCTTTCTTGACTTCACCACTAAGTCATCAACATAGAATTCAACATTCTCTTGGAGGAGGTCATCAAAAATATTTTGCATAGCCCTTTTAAGTGGCATCAGtattcttcaaaccaaaaggcaCTACCTTGTAGAATGCGGAATGTGGTAAGCTCTTCATTTTTTGGTGTCATACGAACTTTGTTATAGTTCGATGAATGATATTGCTTCATACATAGTAGTAGCGTCAATCATAAGCTCTGGAATAGGAAGTGGAAATTCATCCTTAGGGCATGCATAGTTGAGATCCCTAAAGTCAACACATACTCGAATTTGGCCATTCTTCTTTTCACAAGGATAATAATTGAAATCCATGTTGGATATTTAACCTCACGAATAAAACCAACTTCAATGAGTTTTTTAACTTCACTTTCGATCAAGGGAACCAAGTCCAACCTAAAGCGCCTTTGAGCTTGCTTAACAGGACGAGCGCCATTCTCAACTGCAACGTGATGGACTTCTACTTTAGGGTCCAATCCAGGCATCTCTTGGTAACTCCAAGCAAAGAAATCCTTAAACTCCTTGATTAAGTACTTTCTTTATCGACtgctagtaaagcacttaggtaggtGGGCCTCAGTTCTTCATCAGTGCTAAGGTTAACTCCTTTTAAAGCataaactgtttccttcaccccttcttcaagttcaGTTGGAGCATCTTTCACATCTTCATCTCCTTGAGGATCTCCATCATTGAAAGATATGTGGTAACACCAAGAAATATCCTCCAATTTCTCGCCAGCCTCCATTAGAGATAAAATATATTGCTCGCCTTCTATAGTTATGTGATATGAATAGCCCATgctttcttcatcttcatcacgTTGCTTGGTGTAGACCACAATGTGTGACTTTACTTTTAGTACCTCATCACTCGAAACCACaagttttgtttgtcgcctcattctagaaggaaccagaCTTTGGAAATCATGAGAGATCTTCTGGATTCTAGGCGAAACAGGTGTTcttatattttgatgatttctCTAGAACTTGTTCCCCTTATTTAATGGACCTAATCTCTCAAATACATAAGTCCTCACAGTCAGTGTTTTGAAAGGTATTTTTGAGGTGAGCCCTagggcgaggcgcaccaaaaatgctctgaggcgatggtgtggggcaaaagtctcaagaggcgtacgcccgggcgtttgaGATGCGTTTTTGTAGTGAGGCGTAAGCACCAgagattttttcaaattaaaataaaatttgttgaataagtccttcatataatgcccaaattctcaaaagtcagcttgtaattactcaaaagttttaaaaaataattgaaatgtattaaatctaaaagtcaagaccttttttaatgattgaagccctaatttatagtcttttccaattctttatcttgtccgctagtctgctaatatctcccaaaaataAAGAATATTCAATTTGTTTtgtacaaatacaaagagaacttcattctccttcatagtagcaagttcaaagttcaaattgcaggttagtaatcctttttgttcctccatatagaaaattttattcttttttgactcaagttacttgtgcttgtaagtagcgtataatagattattttgactaTTTTTTTGGGGAATGGAGCAcatctatatatattttttacattttatagttttcttcaatttttatgcaactttacctatttatagatatttactgtaattatattattttataaaatattaaaaattaaatagccatggggcttacgccccgtgccttGGGGCTTATGCCTCGCTAAGGCATATGTAAAATACCTCGCCCTACGCtcatgccttttaaaacactactcacagttgattttctaagtcgatcaaagacagaaggcCTGTTTGAAGCGGCAGATTCATCTTCTGTAGTGATATAATTGTTGCTTGCCCTTCTTATAGAGATGCGAACTGGTGACAGTTGCTTATATCCCAGACCTTCACGTGGTTTCCTTTTAGCAAATTCTGATGGGAGCTAATTTTAAAGGCTCATTAGGATTGTATCTAGCTTTTGCAAATAGTGTGTAAGCATTAGGATCAAAATATTCATTTGTAcgctttgtagggagtgccaTAATCTGCGATGGATTTTGGATCACGAACCCTCTAAGTAgctttgaggacaactttactTCCTCAATTAATTTGATCAGAAGAGTTAACACTCTTAGCATGTTAGTTTAGAGATTGGATGATTCACCCTCCTTTTTCTTCTCTTTAGGGACATAGTGGAGCGCAGGagttactttcttgccataagacgCAATGTTCCCTTTATGAGATTTATTCGAGATAGGGTGTACCTCCTCaacaactatcacgacccaaaagctataataggttgtgatggcgcctaacgccgccattGAGCAAGCCCACACGTGAACCTCCAATTTATTATTACCTTTTAACACTAATAAACAAATGTTTCCTTAAATACAccgaataaaaataaaatctcaTGCAATGGTGATAGTAATATTAAGTACAACAGTGCACAAATGCTAGAAGCCACAAAATCCGGTGCCACAAATACATGAACAATCTAGGGAATAGACAAAACTACTATGACTATTGTTCAAAGTAAAATAGACAGAAACTGTAAACAAGGTAAAGGGAGACTCCGGTGCTGCAGATCGAAGCAaggcaagcagctcaccactaagtctctgtGGAAGTGTGGCTACGCACCCGTGTGACGATCGGaagtacctgtctcagtacctgcacattcaatgcagaagtgtagcgtgagtacgtataataatgcgtacccagtaattatctagtctaacctcaaagaagcagtgacgaggggttgacttgacacttactagtagtcaaACAGTAATAAAatgcataaagtagacatggaggATGTACAACAAGTAACGACAAAACAGATAAAACATAAATAGTAAATTTCCAACATGAATCTGTATCAACTCAATAATATGTTATAACCGGCCTCGAAGGCGCTAACTCAACTATTAACAAAACCAAATCCAATCTCAAATATTAAGCACGAGTCTGCCGAGGCGAAAAGCCCGATCCCATATGAACAATGACACTCagtattgccgaggcgaacgacccgatcccataagaatagtgttaccataCTACCGAGGTGAAATGCTCGgtcccataagagtaatttacAATACTATCAAGGCGAACGGTTCGATCCCATAAGCGTAGAGaaattacctcgctcgcggaagtacacACGAGTCGAGAAGACACGGATCTATAGTTCatccaataattttcaattttccAAAGTAAGAGGCTAAATCAATATTTTTATTCTAACCTCAATCTCGGTCATAATTAAGAAAATCAAATAcatagaataaatacaaataacacAATTATGGTATGATATGAATCTAAGTCTATCAGgatataacataaatatagctacgtacgaactctcattacctcgtgcgtacatagctccccacaacaagtagaACACAACAATTAATATGCCTAAGGGGAtagattccctcttacaaggttaggcaagagacttaccttacttTCAAGTTCACTATCCGGCTCTTTAACCTCACTAGAACTCCACAAACGACGCTGAGCAAATCTGAAACTAATCAAAAGTcgtataaactaatcaatatatgctcaaaatttcattatttaactattagactaatttttcaacccaatatggaaggttcctaaaattcaccACCAAGCTCACATGCCCAAATTCCAGAAATTTTCgtaaataaatgttacccataactcatgaacacaaatatataatttttactcaatttCACAATCATTTTCATGGTCtaatcttatttttaccaaaccctaggtttttcaacaaaatcctaaAATTTCTACAATATCTATTATAAAATCTACCCAAAACCTATGTGCTCACACtgtgtagaaaatacttacctcatgatgctaggtgaaaatccctctccaaAATCGGCCAAGAGATGTGTGAAGTGAATGAAATGGCCTAGGTCCCGTTTTTAAATTAAAACACTGCTCAGGcgtcccttcttcgcgatcgtgaaggcaaAACTTGCCCAGGCCCAGAAACTACGCTACGCGAACGTGAGTGAGACTCGTGATCGTGAAGGCTTGCCCAACCtagcttcgcgaacgtgaaaggTAATTACAGCTGACCCCTTCCAGGCCCGTTCTTCTATGCGAACGGGGGACAGGCTACGCGAACACAAAGGCCTCAGGTCCCAAACCTTCATGAGggtga
This region of Nicotiana tomentosiformis chromosome 4, ASM39032v3, whole genome shotgun sequence genomic DNA includes:
- the LOC138909547 gene encoding uncharacterized protein, producing the protein MPGLDPKVEVHHVAVENGARPVKQAQRRFRLDLVPLIESEVKKLIEVGFIREVKYPTWISIIILVKRRMAKFEILMPLKRAMQNIFDDLLQENVEFYVDDLVVKSRKRSDQLKGLRMVPELLRKYQLRMNLLKCAFGVTSEEFLGFIVRHR